One Vallitalea pronyensis genomic region harbors:
- a CDS encoding epoxyqueuosine reductase, whose translation MRLKNNSIVINIINTFVSNQSENLYDDPIVGFSEGNDPLYLFLKQDIGDFYWTPLEAYNHEYSSTTHTQLSVISFVFPQTKKTKSSNLKEDRYPSYEWSANRLEGQNFINNLMKYLVKELNMLGYHAMSPTLHENFRNMQSKNYGYASNWSERHTAFISGLGTFGLSDGLITSVGKAHRCGSVIVNMDLMPTKRKYASHVDYCLFYNNGTCDACIKRCPANAISKNGHDKILCRTYQRDIIRPYSNSKHNLNTSSCGLCQVGVPCESGIPIKNS comes from the coding sequence ATGCGTCTAAAGAATAATAGTATTGTTATAAATATCATAAATACTTTCGTAAGTAACCAATCTGAAAACTTATATGATGATCCAATTGTTGGTTTTTCTGAAGGTAATGACCCATTATATTTATTTCTAAAACAGGATATTGGTGATTTTTACTGGACGCCATTAGAAGCATATAATCATGAATACTCGTCAACAACGCATACGCAATTGAGTGTCATAAGTTTTGTATTTCCACAAACTAAGAAGACCAAATCATCTAATTTAAAAGAAGACCGTTATCCAAGCTATGAATGGTCAGCAAATAGATTAGAAGGTCAAAACTTTATTAATAATCTCATGAAATATTTAGTGAAAGAGCTAAATATGTTAGGTTATCATGCCATGTCGCCCACTTTACATGAAAACTTCAGAAATATGCAATCAAAGAACTATGGTTATGCCTCGAATTGGTCAGAGAGACATACAGCCTTTATATCTGGATTAGGTACATTTGGATTGAGCGATGGTTTAATTACAAGCGTTGGTAAAGCTCACAGATGTGGGTCAGTCATTGTAAATATGGATTTGATGCCAACTAAAAGAAAGTATGCATCACATGTAGATTATTGCCTATTCTATAATAATGGGACATGTGATGCATGCATAAAAAGATGTCCAGCCAATGCTATTTCAAAAAATGGACATGATAAAATATTATGTAGAACATATCAGCGAGATATCATAAGACCGTATAGTAATAGTAAGCATAACTTAAACACTTCAAGCTGTGGATTATGTCAAGTGGGTGTTCCATGTGAATCTGGAATACCAATCAAGAACTCTTAA
- a CDS encoding sugar phosphate isomerase/epimerase family protein: MENIRIGTLVNGFDALRIIPQIKQYGFESYSLTFSHIEENVDLKEMATQLKGILQDTDAVISSVCVYSNPLSRDIGLRQQAIRSWEMLIEHAHHFGTDIVAGFTGRIEDETIDGCIPLFKEVFDPLASLAKDKNVRLAFENCEMGGNWERGNHNIAHTPDAWELIFEALPYEHVGLQWEPCHQMVKLIDPIAQLKTWLPKIFHLHGKDATVDWDIIKKHGINGPHKFAWDRTPGFGDTNWTTIISILRQHHYKGTIDIEGWHDPVYRDDWEMTGQVHALNYLKQCRGGRYIPNPK, encoded by the coding sequence ATGGAAAACATAAGAATTGGCACACTCGTAAATGGTTTTGATGCTCTACGTATCATTCCTCAGATTAAGCAGTACGGATTTGAAAGTTACAGTTTAACCTTTTCACATATTGAAGAAAACGTTGATTTAAAGGAAATGGCAACACAACTTAAGGGTATCTTACAAGATACAGATGCTGTTATCTCTTCAGTATGTGTCTATAGCAACCCATTGTCACGTGATATAGGACTAAGACAACAAGCCATTAGAAGCTGGGAAATGCTTATAGAACATGCCCATCATTTTGGTACAGACATTGTGGCAGGCTTTACAGGACGGATAGAAGATGAGACCATTGATGGGTGTATCCCTCTATTTAAAGAGGTATTTGATCCTCTTGCCAGCCTCGCTAAAGATAAAAACGTTCGATTAGCTTTTGAAAATTGTGAAATGGGCGGTAATTGGGAAAGAGGAAACCATAACATTGCACATACCCCTGATGCTTGGGAACTTATATTTGAAGCCCTTCCTTACGAACATGTGGGGCTACAATGGGAACCCTGCCATCAAATGGTTAAGCTTATTGATCCTATAGCCCAATTAAAGACGTGGCTTCCTAAGATTTTTCACCTACATGGTAAAGATGCTACAGTTGATTGGGATATCATTAAAAAACATGGTATAAACGGACCCCATAAGTTTGCATGGGACCGCACCCCTGGATTCGGGGATACCAACTGGACGACTATTATTAGTATTTTAAGACAGCATCACTATAAGGGAACAATTGATATTGAAGGTTGGCATGACCCTGTATATCGAGATGACTGGGAGATGACGGGACAAGTCCATGCTCTGAATTATCTTAAGCAATGCAGAGGCGGAAGGTACATACCTAATCCCAAATAA
- a CDS encoding helix-turn-helix domain-containing protein, which produces MAVELTIDAFVKDNSGVYVADMTLDKDHSTGIHQHNFYELFVVLEGEYVEYINQQKKLLGYGDFHFISPRDRHYFMGKGKGKNILRNIAIDKSYFDCIIKTHSLSMDPLYASPLTLKKQAIENFIQKSDTLLGYTPSTLNKKYIFESLLSDIYLDISSLANQCIPPWLKKACDLTRTHHYYIEGLPKFITLCGKSQEHITREMKKHYHMKPSEFINELRLAKAANELMTTQHSIIDIIYDCGFTNPSYFNRLFKIKYGMTPSHYRKNHNIIFSISI; this is translated from the coding sequence ATGGCTGTTGAACTGACGATTGATGCGTTTGTTAAGGATAATTCTGGTGTATATGTAGCAGATATGACATTGGATAAAGACCATAGTACAGGTATACATCAACATAATTTTTACGAGCTTTTTGTTGTGCTGGAAGGTGAATACGTGGAATACATTAACCAACAAAAAAAGCTATTGGGTTATGGAGATTTTCATTTTATTTCTCCTAGGGATCGCCATTATTTTATGGGTAAAGGGAAGGGTAAAAATATTCTTAGGAATATTGCTATTGATAAATCTTATTTTGACTGTATCATCAAAACCCACTCATTATCAATGGACCCACTGTACGCCAGTCCCTTGACCTTAAAAAAACAAGCCATAGAAAACTTTATTCAAAAAAGTGATACGCTCCTAGGCTATACGCCTTCCACACTCAACAAAAAATATATCTTTGAAAGTTTATTAAGTGATATCTATTTAGACATATCATCACTGGCTAACCAATGCATCCCTCCATGGTTAAAGAAAGCCTGTGATTTAACAAGAACCCATCATTATTATATTGAAGGGTTACCCAAATTTATAACCCTATGCGGGAAATCTCAAGAGCATATTACCAGAGAGATGAAAAAACACTATCATATGAAACCCTCTGAGTTCATCAATGAATTACGACTGGCAAAGGCAGCAAATGAATTGATGACAACTCAACATAGTATCATTGATATTATCTATGACTGTGGTTTTACAAACCCTTCCTATTTTAATCGGCTCTTTAAAATAAAATATGGTATGACGCCAAGTCATTATAGAAAAAATCATAACATAATTTTTTCCATATCAATATAG
- a CDS encoding pyruvate formate lyase family protein: protein MFEKHRLFEGELHITKTYQQYQQEHKAVRELECLKTQIPYTLRPTQEHDLFAGRFATTAVGFYPIMLGYIRDGYDKTGYCADMLYCKSMLEELEGNTDMDAQYIQEVKDAIDFWEHENTVTKIRGAFTKEMDFAMTGDQYAEEIGVAYPLYRIAGTNLDYHKLLTYGLNGLVNLIETKIEETTDKDAVIFYESLIGIIDIVKHVMDTYMQEIKSLITMTKDEKRLQELNQILDSLTHVRDNKPETLHQAMQLVNIYAICTGSTELGRIDTYLGDFYANDIKNKTITRDEAVSYTISLFRLFGENLIRDCRALIGGKGRSSIKNADEYALVVMDAIDIRPVYLPQVSLRYYEGLDERLFDRALELLGKGITFPILYNDDVNVSSTMNAMDVPKEVAEQYSFFGCGEYMLANKSIGTPNILINMPKALELTLNNGIDPVTKQLMGLQLGEITDDMTFDELVHRYKQQLDFFIDQSGQFKELVYDKLNEETSFLFVSLLYDDCINRGKALFDGGIYHLGGTIETYGNITTSDSLAAIKEVVYEKQSFTLTQLVTMLRADFEGYEDQKKLLINAQKFGNDYTGADDVAVVVHEHVCNSIRNQREKTRLDSLLVVMINNNMNILLGKRTGATPDGRHKEAMLSNGNGAYAGRDVEGITSLMNSMTKLDTAIHAGATHNLKFTTTLFNDNREKTNALLKTFFRLGGQQTNISVVNQKDLEDAMIHPEKYENLMVRVGGFSSKFIHLDEGTQKDILMRTAY, encoded by the coding sequence ATGTTTGAAAAGCATAGATTGTTTGAAGGCGAACTTCATATCACCAAAACATATCAACAATATCAACAGGAACATAAAGCTGTACGTGAGCTTGAATGTTTAAAAACCCAGATACCATACACCCTGCGTCCAACTCAGGAACATGATTTGTTTGCAGGTCGATTTGCTACTACCGCAGTAGGTTTCTATCCCATTATGTTAGGTTATATACGGGATGGCTATGATAAAACAGGATATTGTGCCGATATGCTCTATTGTAAGTCCATGTTAGAAGAATTGGAAGGCAATACAGACATGGATGCCCAGTATATTCAAGAGGTAAAAGACGCTATTGATTTTTGGGAACATGAAAATACGGTGACGAAAATTAGAGGGGCTTTTACGAAGGAAATGGATTTTGCAATGACTGGTGACCAATATGCCGAGGAAATCGGTGTTGCTTATCCATTATATCGCATTGCAGGTACAAACTTAGATTATCATAAATTATTGACTTATGGTTTGAACGGTTTGGTTAACTTGATTGAGACAAAAATAGAAGAAACCACCGATAAAGATGCTGTCATCTTCTATGAATCCTTGATTGGCATCATTGATATAGTAAAACATGTCATGGATACTTATATGCAGGAAATCAAATCATTGATTACCATGACAAAAGATGAAAAACGTTTACAAGAATTAAATCAGATACTAGATTCTTTGACACATGTTCGTGATAACAAACCAGAAACCCTTCATCAAGCCATGCAGTTAGTCAACATCTATGCTATCTGTACAGGTTCTACTGAGTTAGGACGTATTGATACATACTTAGGTGACTTCTATGCAAACGATATTAAGAATAAAACCATAACAAGAGATGAAGCTGTATCCTACACCATATCTTTATTTAGACTTTTTGGCGAAAATCTTATACGTGATTGTCGTGCATTAATTGGTGGTAAAGGCAGAAGCTCCATCAAGAATGCCGATGAATATGCCCTTGTGGTCATGGATGCCATTGATATTCGTCCTGTATACTTACCTCAAGTAAGCTTACGCTACTATGAAGGTCTTGATGAACGTTTATTTGACCGTGCATTAGAGCTATTAGGAAAAGGGATTACATTCCCTATTCTCTATAATGATGATGTGAATGTGTCATCCACCATGAACGCCATGGATGTACCCAAAGAAGTTGCTGAGCAATACAGTTTCTTTGGATGCGGGGAGTATATGCTTGCCAATAAAAGTATCGGCACGCCTAACATTTTAATTAACATGCCAAAAGCTTTGGAATTAACCTTAAATAATGGGATTGACCCAGTAACCAAGCAGTTAATGGGCTTGCAGCTTGGTGAGATAACCGATGATATGACTTTTGATGAATTGGTCCATCGTTATAAGCAACAATTGGATTTTTTCATTGATCAAAGTGGCCAATTCAAAGAATTAGTTTATGACAAGCTTAACGAGGAAACTTCCTTCTTATTTGTCAGTCTACTATATGATGATTGTATTAACCGTGGAAAAGCATTATTTGATGGGGGTATCTATCATTTGGGTGGAACCATTGAAACCTATGGTAACATCACCACATCCGATAGTTTAGCAGCCATTAAAGAAGTGGTCTATGAAAAACAAAGTTTCACCTTAACCCAGTTAGTGACCATGTTACGTGCTGATTTTGAAGGTTATGAAGACCAGAAAAAGCTCTTAATCAATGCTCAAAAATTCGGCAACGACTATACCGGCGCAGATGATGTAGCGGTGGTGGTCCATGAGCATGTTTGTAACAGCATAAGAAATCAAAGAGAAAAGACACGTTTAGATTCACTCCTGGTTGTCATGATTAACAACAACATGAATATCTTACTTGGTAAGCGAACAGGTGCTACACCTGATGGACGTCACAAAGAGGCTATGTTATCCAATGGAAATGGCGCATACGCTGGTCGTGATGTGGAAGGTATTACATCCTTAATGAATTCCATGACCAAGTTAGATACAGCCATTCATGCAGGTGCTACACATAATTTGAAGTTCACCACAACACTTTTTAATGATAACCGGGAAAAAACGAACGCCTTGCTGAAAACCTTCTTTCGTTTAGGTGGTCAGCAAACCAATATTTCAGTGGTTAACCAAAAGGATTTGGAAGATGCCATGATTCACCCAGAGAAATATGAAAACCTGATGGTTCGGGTTGGCGGTTTTTCCTCTAAGTTCATTCATCTTGATGAGGGTACACAAAAAGACATTTTAATGAGAACGGCTTATTAG
- a CDS encoding glycyl-radical enzyme activating protein yields the protein MKGIVFDIQKCSIHDGPGIRTTVFLKGCPLRCQWCHNPESQSMKPQLRFMEKKCINCQSCAAVCNDGVHVFQDGRHHVNYDACTSCGRCVEACPTKALSITGKYMTVDDVIAIVKKDIPFYEHSGGGVTISGGEPLLQSSFTRELLIQCQSLGIHTCVETSGYGSDKQLEEILPYTDLFLFDYKVSNDERAVACTGVDTSVILRHLDSIIRHGNRVILRCPIIPSVNDDHDHYDAIIALLKKYPSIEKAELMAYHNIGLSKGHQVGIKQKEFSVMSDGDKALCLQYFRDNGVEHMAFSS from the coding sequence ATGAAAGGTATTGTATTTGATATACAAAAATGTTCTATACATGATGGTCCTGGTATTCGAACCACTGTTTTCTTAAAAGGCTGTCCCCTAAGGTGCCAGTGGTGTCACAACCCAGAATCTCAATCCATGAAACCTCAGCTGCGATTCATGGAGAAGAAATGCATTAACTGTCAAAGCTGCGCTGCCGTATGCAACGATGGTGTCCATGTTTTCCAGGATGGTAGACACCATGTGAATTATGATGCATGTACCAGCTGCGGCCGATGTGTAGAAGCTTGTCCCACAAAGGCTTTGTCTATCACGGGAAAATACATGACCGTAGACGATGTGATAGCCATTGTAAAAAAAGATATACCATTTTATGAACATTCAGGAGGGGGCGTTACCATTTCTGGTGGCGAACCTCTCCTGCAAAGCTCATTCACAAGGGAGCTATTGATTCAGTGTCAATCATTAGGTATCCATACGTGTGTCGAAACCAGCGGTTATGGAAGTGATAAACAGCTTGAAGAGATTCTTCCGTATACAGATTTATTCCTATTTGACTATAAGGTATCCAATGACGAACGGGCTGTTGCATGCACAGGTGTTGACACTAGCGTTATATTGCGACATTTGGACAGCATTATACGTCATGGTAACCGTGTGATTTTGAGATGTCCTATCATTCCCTCAGTGAATGATGACCACGATCACTATGATGCTATTATAGCTCTCTTAAAGAAGTATCCTTCTATCGAGAAGGCTGAACTGATGGCCTATCATAATATTGGCTTATCAAAAGGACATCAGGTGGGTATAAAGCAAAAGGAATTTTCAGTCATGTCTGATGGGGACAAAGCCTTATGCCTTCAATATTTTAGAGATAACGGCGTGGAGCATATGGCGTTTTCGTCATAA
- a CDS encoding alpha/beta fold hydrolase, producing the protein MHQNITKYVNLEDIKIAYREYGTGKPLILLHGNSQSKVIFEQHQVRHFQDFHTYAIDSRGHGESISNDTYYAIEQYCDDVIRFCESLKMKEAYVMGYSDGANIALYLAKKRPDIFVKLLLVSPNYLANATKSVELKLTKGTYHLLRLLQRIGFSVKNTMMRFELMIKDIGIKEEELSNIKTNVRIIYAEKDMFYEEHFQQIHDLIPQSSLQCIANSTHKSVINSKEMLEDAKNFFA; encoded by the coding sequence ATGCATCAAAACATAACAAAATATGTGAACTTAGAGGATATAAAAATAGCGTATCGCGAATATGGAACGGGAAAACCCCTTATTTTACTACATGGGAATTCTCAATCAAAGGTTATCTTTGAGCAACATCAAGTAAGGCATTTTCAGGATTTTCATACCTATGCCATAGATAGCCGTGGTCACGGTGAAAGCATATCTAATGATACGTATTATGCCATTGAACAGTATTGTGATGATGTGATTAGGTTTTGCGAATCCCTAAAAATGAAAGAAGCTTATGTTATGGGGTACAGTGATGGGGCAAATATTGCACTATACCTAGCAAAAAAAAGACCGGATATTTTTGTTAAACTGCTATTAGTATCGCCAAATTACCTAGCTAATGCCACCAAGAGCGTGGAGTTGAAATTAACCAAGGGAACATATCATCTACTAAGATTACTACAGCGTATAGGGTTTTCTGTAAAAAATACTATGATGAGATTTGAATTGATGATTAAGGATATAGGTATAAAAGAAGAAGAACTCAGCAACATCAAGACAAACGTTAGAATTATATATGCGGAAAAAGATATGTTTTACGAAGAACACTTTCAACAGATCCATGACTTGATACCACAATCTTCATTACAATGTATTGCTAATAGTACCCATAAGTCCGTGATAAATAGTAAGGAAATGCTAGAAGATGCTAAAAACTTTTTTGCTTAA
- a CDS encoding alanine--tRNA ligase has protein sequence MTANELRKIYLAYYQERRHKVVAAASLVPENDASVLYTTAGMQPLIPYLLGQEHPMGKRLVNVQRCVRTGDIEEVGDDYHLTVFEMLGNWSLGDYFKKEAITMSFEFLTDQLGIPLSKLAVTVHKGNDQVPQDVEAVDTWLALGLKQEQIYYYGDEENWWSPAGESGPCGPDSEMFYVNDVSDCSETCGPACSCGKYVELGNNVFMTYHKDKDGHLTELDQKNIDVGLGFERLLILANNLENVYETDLFLPIIHKLEALSGIPYNKEYEKSFRVICEHIRAAVFILADPAKIVPSNSEQGYTLRRLIRRTIRMIHTVGIDENMLLDLAIEVIEIYKEAYPEVEKCKERILDQLEKEYDKFNNALQGGMKMANKYFGKLEKGECLSGEQAFRLYDTYGFPIEFTLELAEEKGIVVDVKGFTVKVEEHQKQSRSGAAGKFKGGLAENNVNSVKLHTATHLLNSGLRQVLGDEVFQCGSHINAERLRFDFSFHRKMTSDEIKDVETYVNQAIQAHMDVTCMEMTLEEAKASGAIGIFHSKYGDTVKVYEIPGYSLEICGGPHVANTSELGYFKIIKEQSSSSGIRRIKAIVDNLDLKK, from the coding sequence ATGACAGCAAATGAATTAAGAAAAATCTATCTAGCATATTACCAAGAAAGGAGACATAAAGTTGTTGCGGCAGCATCTTTAGTACCTGAAAATGATGCAAGTGTATTATATACCACTGCTGGCATGCAGCCTCTGATTCCTTATCTGTTAGGGCAAGAACACCCTATGGGCAAACGTCTTGTTAATGTGCAACGATGTGTAAGAACAGGGGACATTGAAGAAGTAGGTGATGACTATCATTTAACTGTTTTTGAAATGCTTGGGAACTGGTCTTTAGGTGATTATTTTAAAAAAGAAGCCATCACCATGAGTTTTGAATTTCTTACAGACCAGCTGGGTATACCCCTTTCAAAACTTGCAGTTACTGTTCATAAAGGTAATGATCAGGTGCCACAAGATGTAGAAGCAGTGGATACGTGGTTAGCGTTAGGGTTAAAACAGGAACAGATTTACTATTATGGTGATGAGGAAAATTGGTGGAGCCCAGCAGGAGAATCAGGACCATGTGGTCCAGATTCAGAGATGTTTTATGTGAATGACGTCTCAGATTGTAGTGAAACGTGCGGACCTGCTTGTAGCTGTGGTAAATATGTGGAGCTGGGGAATAATGTATTTATGACATACCATAAAGATAAAGATGGTCATCTAACAGAACTTGACCAGAAAAACATTGATGTGGGACTAGGCTTTGAAAGGCTGCTCATCTTAGCAAATAATCTTGAAAATGTTTATGAAACGGACCTGTTTCTACCCATCATTCATAAGCTAGAAGCATTAAGTGGCATCCCATATAATAAGGAATACGAGAAAAGCTTCCGTGTGATCTGTGAACACATTCGAGCAGCTGTCTTTATTTTAGCTGATCCTGCTAAAATTGTACCATCAAATTCGGAGCAAGGCTATACGCTTAGAAGATTAATACGGCGGACCATACGCATGATTCATACAGTAGGCATAGATGAAAATATGTTACTTGATTTGGCAATAGAAGTAATAGAGATATACAAGGAAGCTTATCCAGAAGTTGAGAAATGTAAAGAAAGAATACTCGACCAGCTAGAAAAAGAATATGATAAGTTCAATAATGCCCTTCAAGGCGGCATGAAAATGGCAAACAAATACTTTGGTAAATTGGAAAAAGGTGAGTGTTTAAGTGGTGAGCAAGCATTTAGATTATATGATACCTATGGATTCCCTATTGAGTTTACATTAGAACTTGCAGAAGAAAAAGGAATAGTAGTGGATGTTAAAGGGTTTACGGTTAAGGTTGAAGAACATCAAAAGCAATCCAGGTCTGGTGCAGCAGGTAAATTTAAAGGTGGCTTGGCAGAAAATAATGTAAATAGTGTCAAACTGCACACAGCGACCCATTTACTTAACAGTGGATTACGTCAAGTACTAGGTGACGAAGTTTTTCAATGTGGCAGTCATATCAATGCTGAACGACTTAGATTTGATTTTTCTTTTCATAGAAAAATGACAAGTGATGAGATTAAAGATGTAGAAACTTATGTCAATCAAGCTATACAAGCCCATATGGATGTGACGTGTATGGAAATGACCTTAGAAGAAGCAAAAGCAAGTGGGGCAATAGGTATATTCCATTCAAAATATGGTGATACAGTTAAGGTCTATGAGATACCTGGATACTCACTGGAGATTTGTGGAGGACCCCATGTTGCTAATACCTCAGAACTTGGCTATTTTAAAATTATCAAGGAGCAAAGTTCGTCATCGGGTATTAGAAGAATTAAAGCCATTGTTGATAACTTAGATCTTAAAAAATAG
- a CDS encoding carcinine hydrolase/isopenicillin-N N-acyltransferase family protein: MFILRPCNTYACTSFAVYIDDPIYAMNFDYVPRDIRLMVQEKNDTHIFSMHFVEGDFNPYITGMNDQGLYIGLQMQYPTEEGKSEKNEDELFIVEMGHYVYELTNVDETLQRLKDKRLIHRPGFTVHGLIADPLGNAVIAEAGHETNEYQSISEDFIIMSNFKHTDFLNTPNDEINGVGADRYKKAYTYIQDHQHGFDIYHAFEGLEMTAQYGVSPTLCSMVFVPNEKCVYIALERNFDAIWKVSIEDKTIATYEGFQQNMTFHIPSDGVVSSDLINGNFEKYTPYNEEEGAITVDRYVDNGHEKQHDNHTEIKANATEKKKNSYTPAIIMGLCVIVICLIWFILKRKKQ; the protein is encoded by the coding sequence ATGTTTATATTAAGACCTTGTAATACCTATGCCTGTACCAGTTTTGCCGTGTATATAGACGACCCGATATATGCAATGAATTTTGATTATGTTCCAAGAGACATTCGGCTAATGGTACAAGAGAAAAATGATACTCATATTTTTTCCATGCACTTTGTAGAAGGTGACTTCAACCCTTATATTACAGGGATGAATGATCAAGGACTTTATATCGGCTTGCAGATGCAGTATCCTACAGAAGAAGGGAAAAGTGAAAAAAATGAAGACGAATTATTCATTGTAGAAATGGGTCACTATGTGTATGAATTAACCAATGTGGATGAAACGCTTCAACGACTTAAAGATAAAAGACTTATTCATCGGCCTGGTTTTACCGTCCATGGGTTAATAGCCGACCCTTTAGGAAATGCAGTTATTGCGGAAGCAGGCCATGAAACAAATGAATACCAGTCCATCAGCGAAGATTTCATCATTATGAGCAATTTTAAACATACTGATTTTCTAAATACTCCTAACGATGAAATAAATGGCGTTGGGGCAGATCGATACAAAAAAGCATATACTTACATCCAAGATCATCAACATGGATTTGATATATATCATGCATTTGAAGGTTTGGAGATGACGGCACAATATGGTGTTTCACCTACTTTATGTTCCATGGTATTTGTACCAAATGAAAAGTGTGTTTACATTGCACTTGAAAGAAACTTTGATGCAATATGGAAAGTTTCTATTGAGGATAAAACCATAGCAACCTATGAAGGTTTTCAGCAAAATATGACATTCCACATACCTTCAGATGGTGTTGTGTCATCAGACTTAATCAATGGTAACTTTGAAAAATATACCCCTTATAACGAAGAAGAAGGTGCTATTACTGTTGATCGTTATGTGGATAATGGTCATGAAAAACAACATGATAACCATACAGAAATTAAGGCCAATGCAACAGAAAAAAAGAAGAATAGCTACACGCCAGCTATCATTATGGGTTTATGTGTAATAGTCATATGCCTTATTTGGTTCATTCTTAAAAGGAAAAAGCAATAA
- a CDS encoding AAA family ATPase, whose product MLYIDTFQFPTADQEFDFLLQIKRKCYDSFYPFKVLSLTEFEKIECEPITILYGGNGCGKTTALNVIAEKAKVCRESIYNRTNFFEDYVGLCKMESVTGIPEKSSIMTSDDVFDYMLNVRNLNEGIHSKREDLFDEYLNAKYARFQFKSLKDYDELKKVNEARSNTQSNYVNRNLIDNVRELSNGESAYMYFTEKIEENKLYLLDEPENSLSPKRQLELVKFIEDSARFFGCQFIISTHSPFILAIKGAKIYDMDASPVAVRKWTELKNVRLFYDFFKQHEKAFLKGQDA is encoded by the coding sequence ATGCTATATATAGATACCTTTCAGTTTCCAACTGCTGACCAAGAATTTGACTTTTTATTACAGATAAAAAGAAAATGTTATGATTCTTTTTACCCTTTTAAAGTATTGTCTCTCACAGAATTCGAAAAAATCGAATGTGAGCCTATTACAATTTTGTACGGAGGTAATGGGTGTGGTAAGACAACGGCTCTCAATGTGATTGCAGAAAAAGCAAAGGTATGCAGAGAATCCATTTATAATAGGACCAACTTCTTTGAAGATTATGTGGGTCTATGCAAGATGGAATCCGTGACAGGCATTCCCGAAAAAAGCAGCATCATGACAAGTGATGATGTCTTTGACTACATGTTGAATGTGAGAAACCTAAATGAAGGCATTCATTCAAAAAGAGAAGATTTGTTTGATGAATATTTAAATGCCAAGTATGCAAGATTTCAATTCAAGTCCCTTAAAGACTACGATGAACTAAAAAAAGTGAATGAAGCCAGAAGCAATACACAATCCAACTATGTGAATAGGAACCTGATAGACAATGTCCGGGAACTGTCCAATGGCGAAAGTGCTTATATGTATTTTACGGAAAAGATTGAAGAAAATAAACTGTATCTATTAGATGAGCCAGAAAATAGTTTATCACCTAAGCGCCAATTGGAGCTGGTGAAATTTATTGAGGACTCTGCCAGGTTTTTTGGGTGCCAATTCATTATTTCAACCCATTCACCGTTTATTTTAGCCATAAAGGGCGCTAAAATATACGATATGGATGCCTCACCAGTGGCTGTTCGTAAATGGACAGAGCTTAAAAATGTAAGGCTATTCTATGATTTTTTTAAACAACATGAGAAAGCATTTCTGAAAGGGCAAGATGCTTAA